One Pseudopipra pipra isolate bDixPip1 chromosome 28, bDixPip1.hap1, whole genome shotgun sequence genomic region harbors:
- the ZMIZ2 gene encoding zinc finger MIZ domain-containing protein 2 isoform X2, which produces MLMSARPHCARPGSVPGPRPPRGAAAARGRRSRAASARAPRRQGHLGPPPRDGSFAYEAVPWQPSTNQPPGSLSVVTTVWGVSNPSQSQVFGSPMGPGGSSSNTPLLPGMAGTGSGMSSPPFLPQQPFAEGAPGKGYMQPGVYGRNAYPSGPGFAASYTSGPSGPGGIGLSSHAGRAPADFTQAAAAAAVAAAAATATATATATVAALQEKQSQELSQYSTMGTGQSFSNQFLPHAGPRGTSMSPAGMAGVMAPSGISPVSMSPVRAPGTSSLYGGQRVPQHAYPGPPPSQQLPRQSLKRAYSNESADQFNGQSTSFSTYSQAAVNGPGRLLPGYPSSPLAGNPTPPMTPGSGIPTYTSPGQDVKSPFLPDMKPNITPLHPSPSGPAPGEELRLTFPVRDGVVLEPFRLQHNLAVSNHVFQLRDSVYKTLMMRPDLELQFKCYHHEDRQMNTNWPASVQVSVNATPLTIERGDNKTSHKPLYLKHVCQPGRNTIQITVTACCCSHLFVLQLVHRPSVRSVLQGLIKKRLLPAEHCITKIKRNFSSGTIPGTPGPNGEDGVEQTAIKVSLKCPITFRRIQLPARGHDCRHIQCFDLESYLQLNCERGTWRCPVCNKTALLEGLEVDQYMLGILIYIQNSEHEEITIDPTCSWKPVPIKPDIHVKEEPEGPVLKRCRTLSPTHMVLPNIMEMIAALGPSSVPFPALSQPPAGAAADYSTPGSSFPGPGGFPEPFPPPGASGTPTLSDFTPGPPSISYQPNIPGGLLAPEKPSVPPLPTQLPPSGRMEPSHPPVQPGLHSTPSGIQPAPMLHPRSAVARPPLGPAAHAADLAFPPAPGMATAGDGSEPALDLLPELTNPDELLSYLGPPDLPSSSNDDLLSLFENN; this is translated from the exons aTGCTGATGAGCGCGCGGCCCCATTGTGCGCGGCCCGGCTCCGTCCCCgggccccgccccccccgcggAGCCGCGGCCGCGCGCGGCCGAAGATCCCGCGCAGCCTCCGcgcgcgccccgcgccgccagGGCCATCTTGGGCCGccgccgcg tgATGGTTCATTTGCATACGAGGCTGTTCCTTGGCAACCAAGCACCAATCAGCCGCCGGGATCCCTCTCCGTGGTAACCACCGTCTGGGGTGTCAGCAACCCCTCCCAGAGTCAG GTTTTTGGCAGCCCCATGGGCCCTGGGGGGAGCAGCTCCAATACCCCGCTGCTGCCTGGCATGGCAGGCACCGGCTCGGGCATGAGCTCGCCACCATTCCTGCCGCAGCAGCCCTTCGCTGAGGGGGCACCAGGGAAGGGGTACATGCAGCCAGGTGTCTACGGCCGCAACGCCTACCCCAGCGGGCCAGGCTTTGCTGCCAG CTACACCAGCGGCCCCAGCGGCCCTGGTGGGATTGGGCTCTCCTCACATGCTGGCCGGGCCCCCGCTGACTTCACCCAGGCAGCGGCTGCTGCCGCCGTggccgctgctgctgccacagccacGGCCACGGCCACAGCGACAGTGGCAGCGCTGCAAGagaagcagagccaggagctgagcCAGTACAGCACA ATGGGCACAGGGCAGTCCTTTAGCAACCAGTTCCTGCCCCATGCTGGGCCCCGTGGCACCAGCATGAGCCCAGCTGGCATGGCAGGTGTCATGGCCCCCTCTGGCATTTCCCCTGTGAGCATGAGTCCGGTGCGGGCACCTGGCACCAGCTCCCTGTATGGTGGGCAACGAGTGCCCCAGCACGCCTACCCTGGTCCCCCCCCAAGCCAGCAGCTACCCCGCCAGAGCCTCAAGCGGGCATACTCCAACGAG tCTGCTGACCAGTTCAACGGGCAGAGCACCAGCTTCAGCACCTACAGCCAAGCAGCCGTCAACGGG CCGGGCCGGTTGCTGCCGGGGTACCCCAGCTCGCCGCTGGCCGGGAACCCCACACCACCCATGACGCCGGGCAGCGGCATCCCCACCTACACGTCCCCTGGTCAGGATGTCAAGTCACCCTTCCTGCCAGACATGAAGCCCAACATCACCCCCCTGCACCCATCCCCTTCAG GGCCAGCCCCCGGTGAGGAGCTGCGGCTGACCTTCCCGGTACGGGACGGCGTGGTGCTGGAGCCCTTCCGCCTGCAGCACAATCTGGCCGTCAGCAACCATGTCTTCCAGCTGCGTGACTCTGTCTACAAGACCCTCATGATGAG gcCTGACCTGGAACTGCAGTTCAAGTGCTACCACCACGAGGATCGGCAGATGAACACCAACTGGCCGGCCTCTGTGCAGGTGAGTGTCAATGCCACACCGCTCACCATTGAGCGCGGTGACAACAAGACCTCCCACAAGCCGCTCTACCTGAAGCACGTCTGCCAGCCCGGCCGGAACACCATCCAGATCACTGTCACCGCCTGCTGCTGT TCCCACCTGTTCGTCCTGCAGCTGGTGCACCGGCCCTCCGTACGCTCGGTGCTGCAGGGGCTCATCAAGAAGCGCCTACTTCCCGCTGAGCACTGCATCACCAAAA TCAAACGCAACTTCAGCAGCGGGACCATCCCAGGGACCCCAGGGCCCAACGGTGAGGACGGTGTGGAGCAGACTGCCATCAAGGTGTCCCTCAAGTGCCCCATCACCTTCCGGAGGatccagctcccagccaggggTCATGATTGCCGGCACATACAG TGCTTCGACCTTGAGTCATATCTGCAGCTCAACTGTGAGAGGGGGACATGGCGGTGTCCTGTCTGCAA TAAGACGGCCCTGCTGGAGGGCCTGGAGGTGGACCAGTACATGCTGGGCATCCTGATATACATCCAGAA TTCGGAACATGAAGAGATCACCATTGACCCGACCTGCAGCTGGAAACCCGTCCCAATCAAACCCGACATCCACGTAAAGGAGGAACCGGAGGGGCCGGTGCTGAAGCGGTGCCGGACACTCAGTCCTACTCACATGGTGCTACCCAACATCATGGAGATGATTGCAGCCTTGgggcccagctctgtgcccttCCCGGCACTGTCACAGCCTCcggcaggggctgctgctgacTACAGCACCCCGG gttccagctttccaggaccTGGGGGCTTCCCAGAGCCTTTCCCTCCCCCTGGCGCCTCTGGCACCCCAACGCTGAGTGACTTCACACCAGgccccccctccatctcctaCCAGCCCAACATCCCTGGCGGCCTCCTGGCCCCTGAGAAACCCTCTGTGCCCCCTCTGCCCACACAG CTTCCCCCATCGGGACGGATGGAGCCATCCCACCCCCCggtgcagccagggctgcacagcaccCCCTCAGGCATCCAGCCAGCCCCCATGCTGCACCCTCGGAGCGCAGTGGCACGGCCTCCTCTGGGTCCCGCAGCCCATGCTGCTGATCTCGCCTTCCCCCCTGCACCCGGCATGGCCACGGCAGGAGATGGCTCGGAGCCTGCCCTCGAC CTTCTGCCTGAGCTGACGAATCCCGATGAGCTGCTCTCCTACCTGGGGCCCCCCgacctccccagcagcagcaatgatgacctcctctccctcttcgAGAATAACTGA
- the ZMIZ2 gene encoding zinc finger MIZ domain-containing protein 2 isoform X1: MSSMNPMKPSLPPAPHGDGSFAYEAVPWQPSTNQPPGSLSVVTTVWGVSNPSQSQVFGSPMGPGGSSSNTPLLPGMAGTGSGMSSPPFLPQQPFAEGAPGKGYMQPGVYGRNAYPSGPGFAASYTSGPSGPGGIGLSSHAGRAPADFTQAAAAAAVAAAAATATATATATVAALQEKQSQELSQYSTMGTGQSFSNQFLPHAGPRGTSMSPAGMAGVMAPSGISPVSMSPVRAPGTSSLYGGQRVPQHAYPGPPPSQQLPRQSLKRAYSNEGYPAQQYLQGGQYAVAGAQYAPSAPQSSAPSPSYPGHRLQQGMGQYLSASGSAGPYYKSADQFNGQSTSFSTYSQAAVNGPGRLLPGYPSSPLAGNPTPPMTPGSGIPTYTSPGQDVKSPFLPDMKPNITPLHPSPSGPAPGEELRLTFPVRDGVVLEPFRLQHNLAVSNHVFQLRDSVYKTLMMRPDLELQFKCYHHEDRQMNTNWPASVQVSVNATPLTIERGDNKTSHKPLYLKHVCQPGRNTIQITVTACCCSHLFVLQLVHRPSVRSVLQGLIKKRLLPAEHCITKIKRNFSSGTIPGTPGPNGEDGVEQTAIKVSLKCPITFRRIQLPARGHDCRHIQCFDLESYLQLNCERGTWRCPVCNKTALLEGLEVDQYMLGILIYIQNSEHEEITIDPTCSWKPVPIKPDIHVKEEPEGPVLKRCRTLSPTHMVLPNIMEMIAALGPSSVPFPALSQPPAGAAADYSTPGSSFPGPGGFPEPFPPPGASGTPTLSDFTPGPPSISYQPNIPGGLLAPEKPSVPPLPTQLPPSGRMEPSHPPVQPGLHSTPSGIQPAPMLHPRSAVARPPLGPAAHAADLAFPPAPGMATAGDGSEPALDLLPELTNPDELLSYLGPPDLPSSSNDDLLSLFENN, from the exons ATGAGCTCCATGAACCCCATGAAACCCTCGCTGCCGCCTGCGCCCCACGG tgATGGTTCATTTGCATACGAGGCTGTTCCTTGGCAACCAAGCACCAATCAGCCGCCGGGATCCCTCTCCGTGGTAACCACCGTCTGGGGTGTCAGCAACCCCTCCCAGAGTCAG GTTTTTGGCAGCCCCATGGGCCCTGGGGGGAGCAGCTCCAATACCCCGCTGCTGCCTGGCATGGCAGGCACCGGCTCGGGCATGAGCTCGCCACCATTCCTGCCGCAGCAGCCCTTCGCTGAGGGGGCACCAGGGAAGGGGTACATGCAGCCAGGTGTCTACGGCCGCAACGCCTACCCCAGCGGGCCAGGCTTTGCTGCCAG CTACACCAGCGGCCCCAGCGGCCCTGGTGGGATTGGGCTCTCCTCACATGCTGGCCGGGCCCCCGCTGACTTCACCCAGGCAGCGGCTGCTGCCGCCGTggccgctgctgctgccacagccacGGCCACGGCCACAGCGACAGTGGCAGCGCTGCAAGagaagcagagccaggagctgagcCAGTACAGCACA ATGGGCACAGGGCAGTCCTTTAGCAACCAGTTCCTGCCCCATGCTGGGCCCCGTGGCACCAGCATGAGCCCAGCTGGCATGGCAGGTGTCATGGCCCCCTCTGGCATTTCCCCTGTGAGCATGAGTCCGGTGCGGGCACCTGGCACCAGCTCCCTGTATGGTGGGCAACGAGTGCCCCAGCACGCCTACCCTGGTCCCCCCCCAAGCCAGCAGCTACCCCGCCAGAGCCTCAAGCGGGCATACTCCAACGAG ggGTACCCAGCGCAGCAGTACCTCCAGGGCGGGCAGTATGCTGTGGCTGGTGCCCAGTATGCCCCCAGCGCCCCCCAGTCCTCCGCTCCGTCCCCCTCCTACCCCGgccacaggctgcagcagggcatGGGCCAGTACCTCTCCGCTTCAGGCAGTGCTGGACCCTATTACAAG tCTGCTGACCAGTTCAACGGGCAGAGCACCAGCTTCAGCACCTACAGCCAAGCAGCCGTCAACGGG CCGGGCCGGTTGCTGCCGGGGTACCCCAGCTCGCCGCTGGCCGGGAACCCCACACCACCCATGACGCCGGGCAGCGGCATCCCCACCTACACGTCCCCTGGTCAGGATGTCAAGTCACCCTTCCTGCCAGACATGAAGCCCAACATCACCCCCCTGCACCCATCCCCTTCAG GGCCAGCCCCCGGTGAGGAGCTGCGGCTGACCTTCCCGGTACGGGACGGCGTGGTGCTGGAGCCCTTCCGCCTGCAGCACAATCTGGCCGTCAGCAACCATGTCTTCCAGCTGCGTGACTCTGTCTACAAGACCCTCATGATGAG gcCTGACCTGGAACTGCAGTTCAAGTGCTACCACCACGAGGATCGGCAGATGAACACCAACTGGCCGGCCTCTGTGCAGGTGAGTGTCAATGCCACACCGCTCACCATTGAGCGCGGTGACAACAAGACCTCCCACAAGCCGCTCTACCTGAAGCACGTCTGCCAGCCCGGCCGGAACACCATCCAGATCACTGTCACCGCCTGCTGCTGT TCCCACCTGTTCGTCCTGCAGCTGGTGCACCGGCCCTCCGTACGCTCGGTGCTGCAGGGGCTCATCAAGAAGCGCCTACTTCCCGCTGAGCACTGCATCACCAAAA TCAAACGCAACTTCAGCAGCGGGACCATCCCAGGGACCCCAGGGCCCAACGGTGAGGACGGTGTGGAGCAGACTGCCATCAAGGTGTCCCTCAAGTGCCCCATCACCTTCCGGAGGatccagctcccagccaggggTCATGATTGCCGGCACATACAG TGCTTCGACCTTGAGTCATATCTGCAGCTCAACTGTGAGAGGGGGACATGGCGGTGTCCTGTCTGCAA TAAGACGGCCCTGCTGGAGGGCCTGGAGGTGGACCAGTACATGCTGGGCATCCTGATATACATCCAGAA TTCGGAACATGAAGAGATCACCATTGACCCGACCTGCAGCTGGAAACCCGTCCCAATCAAACCCGACATCCACGTAAAGGAGGAACCGGAGGGGCCGGTGCTGAAGCGGTGCCGGACACTCAGTCCTACTCACATGGTGCTACCCAACATCATGGAGATGATTGCAGCCTTGgggcccagctctgtgcccttCCCGGCACTGTCACAGCCTCcggcaggggctgctgctgacTACAGCACCCCGG gttccagctttccaggaccTGGGGGCTTCCCAGAGCCTTTCCCTCCCCCTGGCGCCTCTGGCACCCCAACGCTGAGTGACTTCACACCAGgccccccctccatctcctaCCAGCCCAACATCCCTGGCGGCCTCCTGGCCCCTGAGAAACCCTCTGTGCCCCCTCTGCCCACACAG CTTCCCCCATCGGGACGGATGGAGCCATCCCACCCCCCggtgcagccagggctgcacagcaccCCCTCAGGCATCCAGCCAGCCCCCATGCTGCACCCTCGGAGCGCAGTGGCACGGCCTCCTCTGGGTCCCGCAGCCCATGCTGCTGATCTCGCCTTCCCCCCTGCACCCGGCATGGCCACGGCAGGAGATGGCTCGGAGCCTGCCCTCGAC CTTCTGCCTGAGCTGACGAATCCCGATGAGCTGCTCTCCTACCTGGGGCCCCCCgacctccccagcagcagcaatgatgacctcctctccctcttcgAGAATAACTGA
- the PPIA gene encoding peptidyl-prolyl cis-trans isomerase A, which produces MANPVVFFDIAANGEPLGRVTFELFADKVPKTAENFRALSTGEKGFGYKGSCFHRIIPGFMCQGGDFTRHNGTGGKSIYGEKFPDENFILKHTGPGILSMANAGPNTNGSQFFICTAKTEWLDGKHVVFGRVKEGMNVVEAMERCGSKDGKTSKKITITDCGQLS; this is translated from the exons ATGGCCAACCCCGTCGTCTTCTTCGACATCGCCGCCAACGGCGAGCCCCTGGGCCGCGTCACCTTCGAG CTGTTCGCAGACAAGGTCCCCAAGACAGCAG aAAACTTCCGTGCCCTGAGTACTGGTGAGAAGGGATTTGGCTACAAGGGGTCCTGCTTCCACAGGATCATTCCTGGGTTCATGTGCCAG GGTGGCGACTTCACACGCCACAATGGCACTGGAGGCAAATCCATCTACGGGGAGAAGTTCCCTGATGAGAACTTCATCCTGAAGCACACAGGCCCTGGCATCCTGTCAATGGCCAACGCTGGCCCCAACACAAACGGTTCCCAGTTTTTCATCTGCACTGCCAAGACTGAGTG GTTGGATGGAAAGCACGTCGTCTTTGGCCGTGTCAAGGAGGGGATGAATGTGGTGGAGGCCATGGAGCGCTGTGGCTCCAAGGATGGCAAAACGAGCAAGAAGATCACCATCACCGACTGTGGGCAGCTCTCGTAG